GGGCTGGGAGCTGCTGGAGAAGGTCGACTCCGTGGAGAACGTCCGCGAGGTCTTCCGGTCCTGGCAGGAGGGCACGGTGATCCGGTCCTGGCTCCTGGACCTGGCCGTCAACGCCCTCGACGAGGACGAGCACCTCGGCGACCTGCGGGGTTACGCACAGGACTCCGGTGAGGGACGCTGGACTGTGGAGGCCGCGATCGACAACGCGGTGCCGCTGCCGGCGATCACCGCGTCGCTGTTCGCGCGGTTCGCGTCCCGACAGGACGACTCCCCGCAGATGAAGATGATCGCCGCGCTGCGCAACCAGTTCGGCGGCCACGCGGTCGAGAAGAAGTAGGCACCACCAGTTGGGGAGGTCGGCGAACGACCATGCACGTCACGCATTTGTCGCTGGCCGACTTCCGTTCGTACGCCCGGGTCGAGGTGCCCCTGGACCCGGGCGTCACCGCCTTCGTCGGCCCGAACGGGCAGGGCAAGACGAACCTGGTCGAGGCGGTCGGCTACCTCGCCACCCTCGGCAGCCACCGGGTCTCCTCCGACGCGCCCCTGGTGCGCATGGGTGCCGAGCGCGCCGTGATCCGCGCCCAGGTCAGACAGGGCGACCGGCAGCAGCTGATCGAGCTGGAGCTGAACCCGGGCAAGGCCAACCGGGCCCGCATCAACAGGTCCTCGCAGGTCAGGCCCCGTGATGTACTCGGCATCGTGCGCACCGTCCTGTTCGCGCCCGAGGACCTGGCGCTGGTGAAGGGCGACCCCGGGGAGCGGCGCCGCTTCCTGGACGAGCTGATCACCGCCCGCTCCCCGCGCATGGCGGGGGTGCGCTCCGACTACGACCGCGTCCTCAAGCAGCGGAACACCCTGCTGAAGTCGGCCGCGCTCGCCCGCCGGCACGGCGGCCGCACGATGGACCTGTCCACGCTCGACGTCTGGGACCAGCACCTCGCGCGCGCGGGCGCCGAGCTGCTCGCCCAGCGCCTCGACCTGATCGCCGCCGTGCAGCCGCTGGCCGACAAGGCGTACGAGCAGCTGGCCCCGGGCGGCGGCCCCGTCGCCCTGGAGTACAAGCCGTCGGCGCCGGGGGAGGCGCACACGCGTGAGGACCTGTACGAGCAGCTGATGGCCGCGCTCGCCGAGGCGCGCAAGCAGGAGATCGAGCGGGGCGTCACCCTGGTGGGGCCGCACCGGGACGATCTGCTGCTCAAACTCGGTTCACTGCCCGCCAAGGGGTACGCCTCCCACGGCGAGTCCTGGTCGTACGCGCTGGCGCTGCGGCTGGCCTCGTTCGACCTGCTGCGGGCCGAGGGCAACGAGCCCGTCCTGGTCCTGGACGACGTCTTCGCCGAGTTGGACGCGCGGCGCCGGGAGCGGCTGGCCGAGTTGGTGGCGCCCGGCGAGCAGGTGCTGGTGACGGCCGCGGTCGACGACGACGTGCCGCAGGTGCTGGCGGGGACGCGGTTCACGGTCGCGGAGGGCACGGTGGAGCGCGTATGAGCACCGGCGAA
The Streptomyces sp. NBC_01723 genome window above contains:
- the recF gene encoding DNA replication/repair protein RecF (All proteins in this family for which functions are known are DNA-binding proteins that assist the filamentation of RecA onto DNA for the initiation of recombination or recombinational repair.), which encodes MHVTHLSLADFRSYARVEVPLDPGVTAFVGPNGQGKTNLVEAVGYLATLGSHRVSSDAPLVRMGAERAVIRAQVRQGDRQQLIELELNPGKANRARINRSSQVRPRDVLGIVRTVLFAPEDLALVKGDPGERRRFLDELITARSPRMAGVRSDYDRVLKQRNTLLKSAALARRHGGRTMDLSTLDVWDQHLARAGAELLAQRLDLIAAVQPLADKAYEQLAPGGGPVALEYKPSAPGEAHTREDLYEQLMAALAEARKQEIERGVTLVGPHRDDLLLKLGSLPAKGYASHGESWSYALALRLASFDLLRAEGNEPVLVLDDVFAELDARRRERLAELVAPGEQVLVTAAVDDDVPQVLAGTRFTVAEGTVERV